In Phragmites australis chromosome 16, lpPhrAust1.1, whole genome shotgun sequence, one DNA window encodes the following:
- the LOC133894973 gene encoding probable sucrose-phosphate synthase 4, giving the protein MAGNDWINSYLEAILDAGGAAEEIVAAAAGTGGAEGAAREKRDKSSLMLRERGRFSPARYFVEEVISGFDETDLYKTWVRTAAMRSPQERNTRLENMSWRIWNLARKKKQIEGEEASRLSKRHLEREKAHQYAAADLSEDLSEGEKGENINEPSIHDESTRARMPRIGSTDAIEAWTSQHKDKKLYIVLISIHGLIRGENMELGRDSDTGGQVKYVVELARALGSTPGVYRVDLLTRQISAPDVDWSYGEPTEMLSPRISENLGNEMGESSGAYIVRIPFGPRDKYIPKEHLWPHIQEFVDGALVHIMQMSKVLGEQVGSGQPVWPVVIHGHYADAGDSAALLSGALNVPMVFTGHSLGQDKLEQLLKQGRQTRDEINRTYKIMRRIEAEELCLDASEIIITSTRQEIEQQWGLYDGFDLTMARKLRVRIKRGVSCYGRYMPRMIAIPPGMEFSHIAPHDVDLDGEEGSEDSSGLPDPPIWADIMRFFSNPHKPMILALARPDPKKNITTLVKAFGEHHELRNLANLTLIMGNRDVIDQMSSTNAAVLTSVLKLIDKYDLYGQVAYPKHHKQSEVPDIYRLAARTKGVFINCAFIEPFGLTLIEAAAYGLPMVATRNGGPVDIHRVLDNGILVDPHNQNEIAEALYKLVSDKHLWAQCRQNGLKNIHQFSWPEHCKNYLSRVGTLKPRHPRWQKSNDATEFSEADSPEDSLRDIHDISLNLKISLDSEKSASKEGNSTTVRRHIEDAVQKLSRGVSASRNVGSGENAEATTGSNKWPSLRWRKHIIVIAVDSAQNSDFVRIIKNIFEASSNERLTGAVGFVLSTSRAISEIHALLISEGIETSDFDAFICNSGSDVCYPSSSSEDMLSPVELPFMTDLDYQSQIEYRWGGEGLRKTLIRWATEKNNESGQKIVVEDEECSSTYCISFKVKNTEAVPPVKELRRTMRIQALRCHVLYSHDGSKLNVIPVLASRSQALRYLYIRWGVALSNMTVIVGESGDTDYEGLLGGVHNIIILKGSFNAAPNQVHAARSYSLQDVISFEKPGIASVEGYGSDNLKSTLQKFGILKD; this is encoded by the exons ATGGCGGGGAACGACTGGATTAACAGCTACCTGGAGGCCATCCTCGACGCGGGCGGCGCAGCGGAGGAAatcgtcgccgccgcggcgggcACCGGCGGGGCCGAGGGGGCGGCAAGGGAGAAGCGGGATAAGTCGTCGCTGATGCTCCGGGAGCGCGGCCGCTTCAGCCCCGCGCGCTACTTCGTCGAGGAGGTCATCTCCGGCTTCGACGAGACCGACCTCTACAAGACCTGGGTCAGA ACGGCGGCGATGAGGAGCCCGCAGGAGCGGAACACGCGGCTGGAGAATATGTCGTGGAGGATCTGGAACCtcgccaggaagaagaagcag ATTGAAGGAGAGGAAGCCTCTCGTTTATCTAAACGACATCTTGAACGTGAGAAGGCTCATCAATATGCTGCTGCTGATCTGTCTGAAGACCTATCCGagggagaaaaaggagaaaacatTAATGAGCCATCTATTCATGATGAGAGCACGAGAGCGCGCATGCCAAGGATCGGTTCAACTGATGCTATTGAGGCATGGACAAGCCAGCACAAAGATAAAAAATTGTACATAGTACTGATAAG CATTCATGGTCTTATACGCGGGGAGAATATGGAGCTTGGACGTGATTCAGATACGGGTGGTCAG GTCAAGTATGTTGTAGAGCTTGCTAGGGCTTTAGGTTCAACACCAGGAGTATACAGAGTGGATCTACTGACAAGGCAGATTTCTGCACCTGATGTTGATTGGAGTTATGGGGAACCTACTGAGATGCTGAGTCCAAGAATTTCTGAGAATTTAGGGAATGAGATGGGTGAAAGCAGTGGTGCCTATATTGTCCGGATACCATTTGGACCAAGAGATAAATATATCCCTAAGGAGCATCTCTGGCCCCACATCCAGGAATTTGTTGATGGCGCACTTGTCCATATCATGCAGATGTCCAAGGTTCTTGGTGAACAAGTTGGTAGTGGGCAGCCAGTATGGCCTGTTGTTATACACGGACACTATGCTGATGCGGGTGATTCTGCTGCTTTACTGTCTGGGGCACTCAACGTACCCATGGTATTCACAGGTCATTCTCTAGGCCAAGACAAGTTGGAGCAGCTTTTGAAGCAAGGGCGTCAAACCAGGGATGAAATAAATCGAACTTACAAGATAATGCGTCGAATTGAGGCTGAGGAACTTTGTCTTGATGCATCTGAAATCATAATTACTAGCACCAGGCAAGAAATAGAACAACAATGGGGATTATATGATGGTTTTGATCTAACTATGGCTCGGAAACTTAGAGTAAGAATAAAACGTGGTGTGAGCTGCTATGGTCGTTACATGCCTCGTATGATT GCAATCCCTCCTGGCATGGAGTTTAGCCATATAGCGCCTCATGATGTGGACCTGGATGGTGAAGAAGGAAGTGAAGATAGTTCAGGTTTACCAGATCCACCTATTTGGGCTGAC ATAATGCGCTTCTTCTCAAACCCCCATAAGCCCATGATTCTCGCTCTTGCTCGTCCAGATCCCAAGAAAAATATCACTACACTGGTCAAGGCATTTGGTGAACATCATGAATTGAGAAATTTAGCAAACCTT ACACTGATTATGGGTAATCGTGATGTTATTGATCAAATGTCAAGCACAAATGCAGCTGTTTTGACTTCAGTACTCAAGTTAATTGACAAATATGATCTATATGGCCAAGTGGCATACCCCAAACACCATAAGCAGTCTGAAGTTCCTGATATTTATCGTTTAGCGGCGAGAACAAAG ggGGTGTTTATCAATTGTGCTTTCATTGAACCATTTGGACTCACCTTGATTgag GCTGCTGCATATGGTCTACCAATGGTTGCTACCAGAAATGGTGGGCCTGTTGACATACATCGG GTTCTTGATAATGGCATACTTGTTGATCCCCACAATCAAAATGAAATAGCTGAGGCGCTTTATAAGCTCGTGTCAGATAAGCATTTGTGGGCACAATGCCGCCAGAATGGTctgaaaaatattcatcaattTTCATGGCCTGAACATTGCAAGAACTATTTGTCACGGGTTGGTACTCTCAAGCCTAGACATCCCCGATGGCAAAAGAGTAATGATGCAACTGAATTTTCTGAAGCAGATTCACCTGAAGATTCTCTGAGGGATATTCATGACATATCTCTTAACTTAAAGATTTCTTTGGACAGTGAAAAGTCGGCCAGCAAGGAAGGGAATTCGACTACTGTGAGAAGACATATTGAGGATGCAGTACAAAAATTGTCAAGAGGTGTTAGTGCCAGCAGAAATGTTGGGTCAGGTGAGAATGCTGAAGCTACCACAGGCTCCAATAAATGGCCTTCATTGCGATGGAGGAAACACATCATTGTGATTGCTGTAGACTCTGCACAAAATTCAGACTTTGTTCGgattattaaaaatatttttgaggcATCAAGCAATGAGAGATTGACTGGTGCTGTTGGTTTTGTATTGTCAACATCTCGAGCAATATCAGAGATACATGCTTTGCTAATATCTGAGGGCATAGAAACTAGTGATTTTGATGCCTTCATATGCAACAGTGGCAGTGATGTTTGTTATCCATCTTCAAGTTCTGAAGACATGCTTAGCCCTGTGGAGCTCCCATTCATGACCGATCTTGATTATCAATCCCAAATCGAATATCGCTGGGGAGGAGAAGGTTTAAGGAAGACACTAATTCGTTGGGCAACTGAAAAAAACAATGAAAGTGGACAAAAAAtagttgttgaagatgaagaatGTTCATCGACTTATTGCATTTCATTTAAAGTGAAGAATACTGAGGCT GTACCTCCTGTGAAAGAGCTTAGGAGGACAATGAGAATTCAAGCACTGCGCTGTCATGTTCTGTACAGCCATGATGGTAGCAAGTTGAATGTTATTCCTGTTTTAGCTTCGCGCTCACAGGCTTTAAG GTATTTGTATATAAGATGGGGGGTAGCGCTGTCAAACATGACGGTGATTGTTGGTGAAAGTGGGGACACAGATTATGAAGGACTACTTGGAGGCGTGCACAATATTATTATACTAAAAGGCTCGTTCAATGCTGCTCCAAACCAAGTTCATGCTGCCAGAAGCTATTCGTTACAAGATGTCATATCCTTCGAGAAACCAGGAATTGCTTCAGTCGAGGGATATGGTTCAGATAACCTAAAATCAACTCTACAGAAATTTGGTATATTGAAAGACTAA